In a single window of the Campylobacter fetus subsp. testudinum 03-427 genome:
- a CDS encoding prohibitin family protein, SPFH superfamily (Pfam match to PF01145.21 Band_7): MPADLNDYFNKKKGNGGENGGDNKPNFNFKKPNMPSLPSGFGKFSGIIYAIVVIIAVLVIAKPFIIINSGEVGIKSTAGKFDPTPLGPGFHFFVPFVQEVRIVDTKVRIINYTSSEGRNEANYRGSGIETKDTISVLDSRGLPVSMDITVQYRLNPQNAPQTIAAWGFSWESKIIDPVVRNVVRNVTGKYTAEELPERRNDIAISIDNGIRTDIDSQQNKPVELLSVQLREIILPPKVKEQIERVQIAKQEAERTKYEVERANQEALKKAALAKGNAEAVKIEAQGRADAVKIEAGAQAYANKEVAKSLDNNLLQLKQIQTQKEFNEALKVNTDAKIFLTPGGAVPNIWVDTKDKPKQSALEQK; this comes from the coding sequence TTGCCAGCAGATTTAAATGATTATTTCAACAAGAAAAAAGGTAATGGAGGTGAAAACGGCGGAGATAATAAGCCGAATTTCAACTTTAAAAAGCCAAATATGCCGAGCCTTCCTAGCGGCTTTGGTAAATTTAGCGGTATAATTTACGCTATCGTCGTTATAATAGCTGTTTTAGTCATAGCAAAACCATTTATAATCATAAATTCAGGCGAGGTAGGTATCAAATCAACAGCGGGTAAATTTGATCCAACGCCTCTTGGTCCAGGATTTCATTTCTTTGTGCCTTTCGTGCAAGAAGTAAGAATAGTGGATACTAAAGTTCGTATCATAAACTATACTTCAAGCGAAGGTAGAAACGAAGCGAACTACCGTGGTAGCGGTATAGAAACAAAAGATACTATATCAGTTCTTGACTCACGTGGGCTTCCAGTAAGTATGGATATCACGGTTCAGTACAGACTAAATCCACAAAATGCTCCTCAAACGATAGCTGCATGGGGATTTAGCTGGGAAAGCAAGATAATTGATCCAGTTGTTAGAAATGTTGTTAGAAACGTAACTGGTAAATACACCGCAGAAGAGCTTCCTGAACGCCGTAATGATATAGCAATATCTATAGATAATGGCATAAGAACAGATATCGATAGCCAACAAAACAAACCAGTTGAGCTTTTAAGCGTACAACTTCGCGAGATAATACTTCCACCAAAAGTAAAAGAACAGATCGAACGAGTTCAGATAGCAAAACAAGAGGCTGAAAGAACAAAGTACGAAGTAGAACGAGCAAATCAAGAAGCTCTTAAAAAAGCAGCTCTTGCAAAAGGTAACGCAGAAGCCGTGAAAATCGAGGCTCAAGGTAGAGCAGACGCTGTGAAAATCGAAGCAGGCGCTCAAGCATATGCAAACAAAGAAGTAGCAAAAAGTCTGGACAATAACTTACTACAACTAAAACAAATTCAAACCCAAAAAGAGTTCAATGAAGCATTAAAAGTAAATACCGATGCTAAGATATTTTTAACTCCAGGAGGAGCCGTACCAAATATCTGGGTAGATACAAAAGACAAACCTAAACAAAGCGCTCTAGAGCAAAAGTAA
- the ilvE gene encoding branched-chain amino-acid aminotransferase (Pfam match to PF01063.15 Aminotran_4) produces the protein MAIPEAEHIWFDGKLIKWQDATVHVLTHSLHYGNAVFEGVRAYQTPKGLAIFKLKEHTKRLFESAKACAITIPFSQDEINKAHIDLLKSNTYNSNVYIRPLVFLGYGKMGVSHIGCPVNVAIAAWQWGAYMGEDALQNGIKVTISSWIKPAPFSMMAKAKASANYFNSQMANYEAQLSGYDEALLLDPQGFIAEGSGECFFIVKDGVIITPPNDTSLESITQKTVIEIAKDLGYTVVRQRITRDEAYTADETFFTGTAAEVTPISNIDGRTIGSGKRGEIATKLQAAYFDVVMGKNAKYEHFITYIN, from the coding sequence ATGGCAATACCAGAAGCAGAACATATATGGTTTGATGGGAAATTAATCAAGTGGCAAGATGCCACAGTTCATGTTTTAACTCATTCACTTCATTATGGAAATGCTGTTTTTGAGGGAGTTAGAGCTTATCAGACACCAAAAGGTTTAGCTATATTTAAATTAAAAGAACATACAAAAAGACTTTTTGAATCAGCAAAAGCCTGCGCGATTACTATCCCATTTTCACAAGATGAGATAAATAAAGCGCATATAGATCTACTAAAAAGCAATACTTATAACAGCAACGTTTATATCCGTCCGCTTGTATTTTTAGGATATGGCAAAATGGGAGTTAGTCACATCGGCTGCCCAGTAAATGTGGCTATAGCCGCATGGCAATGGGGTGCTTATATGGGTGAAGACGCGCTTCAAAACGGGATAAAAGTAACAATCTCATCTTGGATAAAACCAGCACCATTTTCTATGATGGCAAAAGCAAAAGCAAGCGCAAACTACTTCAACTCTCAAATGGCGAATTACGAAGCGCAACTATCTGGATACGATGAAGCCTTGCTTCTTGATCCTCAAGGATTTATCGCTGAGGGTAGCGGCGAGTGCTTTTTCATAGTAAAAGACGGTGTTATAATCACTCCTCCAAATGACACTAGCTTAGAAAGTATAACTCAAAAAACTGTTATAGAAATCGCAAAAGATCTAGGCTATACAGTGGTCCGTCAAAGAATCACAAGAGATGAAGCATACACAGCAGATGAGACATTTTTTACTGGAACAGCCGCGGAAGTAACGCCTATAAGCAACATCGATGGTAGAACTATCGGCTCAGGAAAAAGAGGCGAAATAGCTACAAAACTTCAAGCTGCATATTTTGATGTAGTAATGGGTAAAAATGCAAAATATGAGCATTTTATAACATATATTAACTAA
- a CDS encoding transcriptional regulator, XRE family (Pfam match to PF12844.3 HTH_19): protein MQSEFSNASDEEIAAFYRQLSQNVKRLREQSQISQLELALEIGIKSVAFYSNCENNRYGKHFNIEHIFKISKALNVDIEELFKFKS, encoded by the coding sequence ATGCAGAGTGAATTTAGTAATGCAAGCGATGAAGAAATCGCTGCTTTTTACAGACAATTATCACAAAATGTAAAACGCTTAAGAGAACAAAGTCAAATTTCCCAGCTTGAATTAGCTTTAGAAATCGGTATAAAATCAGTCGCCTTTTACTCCAATTGTGAAAACAATCGCTATGGAAAACACTTCAATATCGAACATATTTTTAAAATTTCAAAAGCCTTAAATGTGGATATAGAAGAGCTATTTAAATTTAAAAGTTAA
- a CDS encoding hypothetical membrane protein (DUF805 domain) (Pfam match to PF05656.10 DUF805) has translation MLEIYRGYWMNFFEFNGVSSRKEFWIPVLINAILLIFLFAIPIIGFLAIVVNLIGSIAISIRRLRDAGFNPWWFIISLLPFLGLFLIVMFCYPTK, from the coding sequence ATGTTGGAAATTTATCGTGGTTATTGGATGAATTTTTTTGAGTTCAACGGAGTTAGTAGTAGAAAAGAGTTTTGGATACCAGTCTTGATAAATGCTATTTTGCTTATTTTCTTATTTGCAATCCCTATTATTGGATTTTTAGCTATTGTTGTTAATCTAATAGGCTCTATTGCTATTAGCATAAGAAGATTAAGAGATGCAGGGTTTAATCCTTGGTGGTTTATTATAAGTCTTTTACCGTTTCTTGGATTGTTCTTAATTGTAATGTTTTGTTATCCAACTAAATAA
- a CDS encoding putative membrane protein: protein METVGFILLAIFVGIPVGIFLLKAILMTFSSAVYTAVAEDTEEKAQGILIAIFGIICVVGAIAILMFIF from the coding sequence ATGGAAACAGTAGGATTTATTTTACTTGCGATATTTGTTGGGATACCTGTTGGTATATTTTTATTGAAAGCTATACTGATGACTTTTAGTTCGGCTGTGTATACTGCTGTAGCTGAAGATACTGAGGAGAAAGCACAGGGTATTCTTATAGCAATTTTTGGAATAATTTGCGTGGTAGGAGCTATAGCTATCTTGATGTTTATTTTTTAA
- a CDS encoding 4-oxalocrotonate tautomerase family enzyme (Pfam match to PF01361.17 Tautomerase): MPIINIKLADPMPSREKLDEIAVKITDIMVKDLGKNPDRVVINFDEIRSDATYFGAKSVQAIKEGK; encoded by the coding sequence ATGCCGATTATAAATATAAAATTAGCCGATCCTATGCCAAGTCGCGAAAAGCTTGATGAAATCGCAGTAAAAATCACAGATATTATGGTAAAAGATTTAGGAAAAAATCCAGATAGAGTTGTGATAAATTTCGATGAAATTCGCTCGGACGCGACGTATTTTGGTGCAAAATCTGTTCAAGCTATAAAAGAGGGCAAATAA
- the bcp gene encoding thiol peroxidase (Pfam match to PF00578.17 AhpC-TSA): MACNDKKEPNLCSPKTKVSAQTTVFLPEDIERKVTLKAGDIAPSFELENADGVKIALKDFKGKNVVLYFYPKDNTPGCTTEACEFSANYDDFIANDTIIIGISPDSVKSHSNFTQKQSLKHILLSDSEKETAKAYGVWQVRKNYGKEYLGIVRTTFVIDKTGRIAKVYKSVKAAGHAVKVLADLAK; this comes from the coding sequence ATGGCGTGCAACGATAAAAAAGAGCCAAATTTATGCTCTCCCAAGACAAAAGTATCAGCTCAAACTACAGTTTTTTTACCTGAAGATATTGAGAGAAAAGTTACGCTAAAAGCTGGTGATATCGCTCCAAGCTTTGAGCTAGAAAACGCAGACGGCGTAAAGATCGCACTTAAAGACTTCAAAGGTAAAAATGTAGTTTTATACTTTTATCCAAAAGACAACACTCCTGGTTGCACGACTGAAGCGTGCGAGTTTAGTGCAAATTACGATGATTTCATAGCAAATGATACTATCATCATAGGTATCAGTCCAGATAGTGTAAAATCACACTCAAATTTCACCCAAAAACAGAGTCTCAAACATATACTTTTAAGCGACTCAGAAAAAGAAACAGCAAAAGCTTATGGCGTATGGCAAGTACGTAAAAACTATGGTAAAGAGTATCTTGGTATAGTGCGAACGACTTTTGTTATAGATAAAACTGGACGTATCGCAAAAGTGTATAAAAGTGTAAAAGCCGCCGGTCACGCCGTGAAAGTTTTAGCTGATTTAGCAAAGTAA
- a CDS encoding putative protein (DUF748 domains) (Pfam matches to PF05359.7 DUF748, and to PF05359.7 DUF748, and to PF05359.7 DUF748), producing the protein MKTVKITAYIICFVFLFYTVLGYFAAPKLIMNYAPKIAAQYDANLSIKNITLNPFTYEANITGVAFSRKSPIFKFDEININFDPINLITKTIKIANLKISKPEIFIQKEENGEFNFSFLLSQKDTNSSSSTEKTTQFEYEIGELEIINANLNYEDFSNDFKLSLKDMDYKLSNLSTKNGNLGAHSLLASSNLANKIIIDANASLNPLKIDGNMQINELKTKSIWISFFKDMPLTINGAVVSSDLNYSLNFDKNISIKANAKTDIKDINITQNKNTFIINSLIIPNLDANFINSYNNFDMKMSISNIDIGSFKTKFDEFNANFDKLSLDTTKINFDQNLDLNLDINDINLKKLNIKKDSSKLSIDAFTLNKINLKKDDLKIKNISVANTNLDLDKQNYLDINGTELSNLNLKNSSLTLENVVINKPNFATFIDESGSKFIDSLISLFPKNSDKKDKSKKDEFNYNISNLILNNGHLYLSDKISKNSIKNIELTAQNISNKDSLTLHLNAKDGNLNLKSSAKINIDKNELSGNINLNLNNLNFAKPYVKQYLNIADLNAKAHLNAKINYTDKLSAKADLNVNNFYIKDDKNEVLSSFKTLSQNINLQGKNILISNVKLENPHLKFVVSKQKELNILNLIKNQDSKTSDKTQNDNFKLSLKNLTLKNGWLEFKDESLALPFDTNITKISTTINELSNDKISNIALHGVVANYGFSEILITALPFDPRSNTDLIVRFKNINLKNITPYSVKFLGYEIDDGRLSVNLNYKIKNSILSGANSLNFDNLTLGREIPSKDAVSLPLKLAISILKDRNNQIDINLPIWGDLNNPEFSYSGIVMQAIFQLLSDVVTSPFRFIGNVLGINTDEISSVDFTPGTAFLLETNESKIKKLADIAKKKPEIIFTLTPTYSQIPDSHAIADRSVSKDILLVMNTKDLSYENALKEMFKKKFNNSEFINENDAKEKLISLVKIKQDRILAIAQKRVENLRQKLIENGVKEDQIEILNIKDVKGQANDKKVSMQINIRTR; encoded by the coding sequence ATGAAAACTGTCAAGATAACTGCTTATATAATCTGTTTTGTATTTCTGTTTTATACTGTTTTGGGATATTTTGCAGCTCCAAAGCTCATTATGAATTATGCGCCAAAAATTGCCGCGCAATATGACGCAAATTTAAGCATAAAAAATATAACATTAAACCCTTTTACATACGAAGCAAATATCACAGGAGTAGCATTTAGCCGCAAATCCCCTATATTTAAATTTGATGAAATAAATATAAATTTCGACCCTATAAATTTGATAACAAAAACCATAAAAATCGCAAATTTAAAAATCTCTAAACCAGAAATTTTTATCCAAAAAGAAGAAAACGGCGAATTTAACTTCTCATTTTTACTAAGTCAAAAAGATACAAATAGCAGCTCTAGCACTGAAAAAACAACTCAGTTCGAGTACGAAATAGGTGAGCTTGAGATAATAAATGCAAACTTAAACTATGAAGATTTTAGTAATGATTTTAAACTAAGTTTAAAAGATATGGACTATAAACTTTCAAACCTATCTACTAAAAATGGAAATCTTGGAGCGCACTCTTTGCTAGCTAGCTCAAATCTAGCAAATAAGATAATTATAGACGCAAATGCTAGCTTAAATCCACTAAAAATAGACGGAAATATGCAGATAAATGAGCTAAAAACAAAGTCGATTTGGATATCTTTTTTCAAAGATATGCCACTAACTATAAATGGCGCGGTTGTGAGCTCTGATCTGAATTATAGTTTGAATTTTGATAAAAATATCAGCATAAAAGCAAACGCAAAAACAGATATCAAAGATATAAATATAACTCAAAATAAAAACACGTTTATAATAAATAGCTTAATCATACCGAATTTAGACGCAAATTTCATAAACAGCTATAATAATTTTGATATGAAAATGTCTATATCAAATATAGATATAGGTAGTTTTAAAACCAAATTTGATGAATTTAATGCTAATTTTGATAAGTTAAGTTTAGATACGACTAAGATAAATTTTGATCAAAATTTGGATTTAAATTTAGATATAAACGATATAAATTTAAAAAAATTAAATATCAAAAAAGATAGCTCAAAGCTAAGTATAGACGCATTTACATTAAATAAAATAAACCTAAAAAAAGATGATTTAAAAATCAAAAATATATCAGTTGCAAACACAAATTTAGACTTAGATAAGCAAAATTATCTAGATATAAATGGAACCGAGCTTAGCAATTTAAATTTAAAAAACAGCAGTCTAACACTAGAAAATGTAGTTATAAATAAGCCAAATTTCGCGACTTTCATCGACGAGAGCGGATCTAAGTTTATAGATAGCTTAATCTCCTTGTTCCCTAAAAATAGCGACAAAAAAGATAAATCCAAAAAAGATGAGTTTAACTATAATATTTCAAATTTGATCCTAAACAACGGACACTTGTATCTTAGCGATAAAATCAGCAAAAATAGTATAAAAAACATAGAACTTACCGCTCAAAATATCTCAAACAAAGATAGTCTAACGCTGCATTTAAATGCAAAAGATGGTAATCTAAATTTAAAAAGTAGCGCAAAGATAAATATAGATAAAAATGAATTAAGCGGGAACATAAACTTAAATTTAAATAATCTAAACTTCGCAAAACCTTACGTAAAACAGTATCTAAACATCGCGGATTTAAACGCAAAAGCGCATTTAAATGCAAAGATAAATTATACCGATAAACTCAGCGCAAAAGCTGATTTAAACGTAAATAACTTCTATATAAAAGATGATAAAAACGAGGTATTAAGTTCTTTTAAAACTCTTAGCCAAAATATAAATTTACAAGGTAAAAATATCTTGATATCAAATGTAAAACTTGAAAATCCGCATTTAAAATTTGTAGTTTCAAAACAAAAAGAGCTAAATATTTTAAATTTAATAAAAAATCAAGATAGCAAAACTAGTGATAAAACACAAAACGATAACTTCAAACTAAGTCTAAAAAATCTAACATTAAAAAACGGTTGGTTGGAGTTTAAAGATGAAAGTTTAGCACTTCCTTTTGATACAAATATAACTAAAATATCTACCACGATAAACGAGTTATCAAATGACAAAATAAGCAATATCGCTCTTCATGGAGTTGTGGCAAACTATGGATTTAGCGAGATTTTGATTACAGCTTTACCATTTGATCCAAGATCCAACACAGATCTTATCGTACGTTTTAAAAATATAAATTTAAAAAACATAACTCCGTATTCAGTAAAGTTTTTAGGATATGAAATCGATGATGGCAGGCTAAGCGTAAATTTAAATTATAAAATAAAAAACTCTATATTAAGCGGCGCAAACTCACTAAATTTTGATAATCTCACTCTAGGACGCGAAATTCCTAGCAAAGACGCAGTAAGCCTTCCTTTGAAGCTTGCGATTTCTATACTAAAAGATAGAAATAATCAAATTGATATAAATCTTCCTATATGGGGTGATTTAAACAATCCAGAATTTAGCTACTCTGGCATCGTTATGCAAGCGATTTTCCAACTTTTAAGCGACGTCGTCACTTCTCCGTTTAGATTTATAGGAAATGTTCTTGGTATAAATACTGATGAGATAAGTAGCGTTGATTTTACTCCTGGAACTGCATTTTTGCTAGAAACAAACGAATCAAAGATAAAAAAACTAGCAGATATCGCAAAGAAAAAACCTGAAATTATATTTACTCTCACGCCGACTTATTCTCAAATACCAGATTCCCACGCTATAGCAGATAGAAGCGTATCTAAAGATATACTTCTTGTTATGAACACAAAAGATCTAAGTTATGAAAATGCACTAAAAGAGATGTTTAAGAAAAAATTTAATAATTCTGAATTTATAAATGAAAACGATGCAAAAGAAAAGCTTATATCTCTAGTAAAAATCAAACAAGACAGGATACTAGCCATAGCACAAAAAAGAGTAGAAAATCTACGCCAAAAACTGATAGAAAACGGAGTCAAAGAAGATCAAATAGAGATTTTAAATATCAAAGATGTAAAAGGTCAAGCAAATGATAAAAAAGTCTCAATGCAGATAAATATAAGAACAAGATAA
- a CDS encoding putative protein (DUF208 domain) (Pfam match to PF02677.10 DUF208) yields the protein MLVHICCSVDSHYFLTKLKKNYPNENIIGYFYDPNIHPYSEFLLRYQDVKRSCKKLGVELICGDYDYESWLSGTKGLENEPEKGKRCEYCFDFRVGKSAQIAVELGCKKITTTLLMSPKKDFTQLENALKNAVIGTKLEPVAVDFRKNGGTSEQFELAKKDKLYHQNYCGCVFALEKQRARDDVFDELCEPLGGQVQFGSIKSRLKLYKKVRKYEKNGLEFELIKEKILNYRLKFAKVCVDSVTLPSYFLFYSHFNRNLIKFKVNESLELLNTNKDDIKLISLAKFNELGGFFYKSVLELMANPPKLKCELKVRKLLCGKFSLSPIIVLDEINIGKFEVRATSIIYPQSVEKIKISVK from the coding sequence TTGTTAGTTCATATCTGCTGCAGTGTCGATAGCCACTACTTTTTAACCAAGCTTAAAAAAAATTATCCAAACGAAAATATCATAGGCTATTTTTACGATCCAAATATCCATCCTTACAGCGAGTTTTTACTGCGTTATCAAGACGTGAAAAGAAGCTGCAAAAAGCTAGGCGTGGAGCTTATTTGTGGGGATTACGACTATGAGAGTTGGCTTAGTGGCACAAAAGGACTTGAGAATGAACCTGAAAAAGGAAAAAGGTGCGAGTACTGTTTTGATTTTCGTGTCGGAAAATCCGCGCAAATAGCAGTTGAGTTAGGATGTAAAAAGATAACTACAACGCTTTTGATGAGCCCCAAAAAGGATTTTACTCAGCTAGAAAATGCACTAAAAAACGCTGTTATCGGTACAAAGTTAGAGCCTGTGGCTGTGGATTTTCGTAAAAACGGCGGCACAAGCGAACAGTTTGAACTAGCCAAAAAAGATAAACTTTATCATCAAAATTACTGCGGTTGCGTGTTTGCTTTAGAAAAACAAAGAGCAAGAGACGACGTTTTTGATGAACTCTGCGAACCGCTTGGTGGGCAGGTTCAGTTTGGATCTATAAAAAGCCGTTTAAAGCTATATAAAAAAGTAAGAAAATATGAAAAAAACGGTTTGGAATTTGAGCTGATAAAAGAAAAAATCCTAAACTATCGCTTGAAATTTGCAAAAGTTTGCGTTGATAGCGTGACTTTGCCTAGTTATTTTCTTTTTTATTCGCATTTTAATAGGAATTTAATTAAATTTAAAGTAAATGAGAGCTTAGAGCTTTTAAATACAAATAAAGATGATATAAAACTCATAAGTCTTGCTAAATTTAACGAGCTTGGTGGATTTTTTTATAAGAGTGTTTTGGAGCTTATGGCAAATCCTCCAAAATTAAAGTGCGAGTTAAAGGTTCGCAAACTGCTTTGTGGCAAATTTAGTCTCTCTCCTATCATCGTGCTTGATGAGATAAATATCGGCAAATTCGAGGTTAGAGCCACTAGCATTATATATCCGCAAAGTGTAGAAAAAATTAAAATTTCGGTGAAATAG
- a CDS encoding hypothetical membrane protein (DUF417 domain) (Pfam match to PF04224.8 DUF417), with product MKNLLEKISNAQNIGIYLMHVAIFVIFIWIGGLKFVNYEAEGITPFIANSPVGSWLYNDPSQYKQNKAPEGKTTLEQEQWHEKNNTYGASKFIGILIMLYGTLVLAGIYKPILGVIGGLLVAAMTFITLSFLLTTPETFVGGFPNLSGAGRLVIKDLALLCGGLIVAGFNAKRVLKSCKHCA from the coding sequence ATGAAAAACTTGTTAGAAAAGATTTCTAATGCGCAAAACATTGGAATTTATCTTATGCACGTTGCGATTTTTGTTATTTTTATATGGATCGGCGGACTTAAATTTGTAAATTACGAAGCAGAGGGCATCACGCCTTTTATTGCAAATTCTCCAGTCGGCTCTTGGCTTTACAATGATCCAAGTCAATACAAACAAAACAAAGCCCCTGAGGGCAAAACCACGCTAGAACAAGAGCAATGGCACGAAAAAAACAACACTTATGGTGCATCGAAATTTATAGGAATTTTGATTATGCTTTATGGAACTCTTGTGTTGGCTGGAATTTATAAACCGATTTTGGGCGTGATAGGCGGACTTTTGGTAGCAGCGATGACTTTTATCACGCTATCATTTTTACTCACGACCCCAGAAACATTCGTCGGTGGATTTCCAAATCTCTCAGGAGCTGGACGGCTTGTCATCAAAGACTTAGCCTTGCTTTGCGGAGGACTGATAGTAGCGGGATTTAACGCTAAAAGAGTGCTTAAAAGCTGCAAACACTGCGCTTAA
- the fabZ gene encoding 3-hydroxyacyl-[acp] dehydratase (Pfam match to PF07977.9 FabA), whose protein sequence is MIDVVEIQKILPHRYPFLLIDRVCELETGKSVYAYKNITIAEQIFEGHFPGHPIYPGVMIIEGMAQAGGILAFKSIEDPNGLSIENKVVYFMSIDRAKFRNPVKPGDKLEYRLEVLKHKGNIWVLDGKAYVDDKLVAEAELKAMIVDK, encoded by the coding sequence ATGATAGACGTAGTAGAAATTCAAAAAATTTTACCACATAGGTATCCGTTTTTGTTAATAGACAGAGTTTGTGAATTAGAAACGGGTAAAAGTGTTTATGCGTATAAAAATATAACTATCGCAGAACAAATTTTTGAAGGACATTTTCCAGGACATCCGATATATCCTGGTGTTATGATAATAGAAGGAATGGCGCAAGCAGGCGGTATCTTAGCATTTAAAAGCATAGAAGATCCAAATGGCTTGAGCATAGAAAATAAAGTTGTATATTTTATGAGTATCGATAGGGCTAAATTTAGAAATCCAGTAAAACCAGGAGATAAGTTAGAGTATCGTTTAGAGGTATTAAAACACAAAGGAAATATTTGGGTTTTAGACGGGAAAGCTTACGTAGATGATAAATTAGTAGCTGAGGCTGAGCTAAAAGCTATGATAGTTGATAAGTAG
- the lpxA gene encoding UDP-N-acetylglucosamine acyltransferase (Pfam matches to PF13720.2 Acetyltransf_11, and to PF00132.20 Hexapep, and to PF00132.20 Hexapep): MSIHSTAVIEDGAILGEGCVIEPYSFIGSKVVLGDGVTIKQGARIIGDTKIGSGSKIYSYAIVGDAPQDISYRPEENTGVIIGENATIREFCTINSGTHKGDGITRIGDNAFIMAYVHIAHDCILGNNIILANNATLAGHVEIGDFSVVGGLTPIHQFVRVGESCMIAGASALSQDVVPYCLAEGNRAYIRSLNLVGIRRRFDKEIVEEINRAYKFLFRSGGGLKDRANELLNLNPNEYAKKMCEFIINTTRGIPLEKGKY; the protein is encoded by the coding sequence ATGAGTATCCATTCAACAGCGGTTATAGAAGACGGTGCTATTTTAGGTGAGGGCTGCGTTATAGAACCATACTCCTTTATAGGTTCCAAAGTTGTTTTAGGAGATGGCGTTACTATAAAACAAGGCGCTAGGATAATAGGTGATACGAAAATCGGTAGCGGAAGTAAAATTTATAGTTATGCTATAGTAGGAGACGCTCCACAAGACATTAGTTACCGTCCAGAAGAAAATACAGGCGTTATAATAGGCGAAAATGCTACTATACGCGAGTTTTGTACTATAAACTCAGGTACGCATAAAGGCGATGGGATTACTCGTATAGGAGATAATGCTTTTATAATGGCGTATGTGCATATCGCGCATGATTGCATACTTGGGAATAATATTATATTAGCAAATAACGCTACTTTAGCAGGACATGTAGAAATAGGCGATTTTAGTGTAGTAGGAGGACTAACTCCTATTCACCAGTTTGTAAGAGTAGGTGAAAGCTGTATGATAGCAGGAGCTTCGGCTTTGTCTCAAGATGTTGTGCCGTATTGTTTAGCAGAGGGAAATAGAGCTTATATAAGAAGTTTAAATTTAGTAGGAATTCGTCGCAGATTTGATAAAGAAATTGTTGAAGAGATAAATAGAGCTTATAAATTTTTATTTAGAAGCGGTGGAGGATTAAAAGATAGAGCTAATGAGCTTTTAAATTTAAATCCAAATGAATATGCAAAAAAAATGTGTGAGTTTATAATAAATACAACAAGGGGAATTCCGCTTGAAAAAGGAAAATATTAA